ACTGTCTTTTATTTTAACTGAACCTTTTTTAACTTTTCCGTAATGAGCAAATAAATCTCCTAGTTTTTTTTGAACATCTGATACTTCAAATTCAAAACTTTCATTAGTAATTGTTCCTATATCTGCAACTTGTCCTCCAGACTCACCATAAAAAGGTGTTTGATTTGTAAATATAATTCCTTCATCGTTTTCTTGAATATCCTGGACCTCTTTATTATTTTTAAGAATTAAAGTAATGACCCCTTCTGCTTTGTCTGTGGAGTATCCTAAAAAATCAGTTGCTCCTAGACGATCTTTTATATTAAACCATATTTGATCTACTGAAATATCTCCTGATCCTTTCCAGTTTTTTTTTGCTAATTCTTTGCTTTCTTCCATTAATAAATCAAACTTTTTTCCATCAACAGTCAATGATTTATTTTTTAAAATATCTTCAGTTAAATCTAATGGAAAACCAAATGTATCATAAAGTTTAAACGCCACTTCACCAGGTAATATTTTTTTCACTCTCTCTAACTCTTCATTTAAAATTTTTATTCCTCTATCCAGTAAAATCAAAAACTTTTCTTCTTCTGTTTTTAATGTTTCTTTTATTAAAGATTGTGCTCTTTCTAACTCAGGATAATTGTTAGACATTTCTTCTAGAAGCGTTTTAAAAATATTATAGAAGACTGGTTTTTTAGATCCTAGTAAATGTGAGTGTCTCATTCCACGTCTCATAATTCTTCTTAGAACATAACCTCTTCCTTCATTAGAAGGTAAAACTCCTTCTGCTAATAAAAATGAACTTGCTCGTAAATGATCTGCTATTACTCTGAAGCTAGATTGATTAACCTCATCTACTTTTACGTTTAATGTGTCAGATGCAGATAGTATTAGTTTTTTAAAATGATCTGTTTCGTAGTTATCGTGTGTTCCCTGTAATAGTGCGGCTATTCTCTCAAGACCCATACCCGTATCCACAGATGGTTTTGGTAAATTTATCCTCTTATCTTTTGAAACTTGCTCATATTGCATGAATACTAAATTCCATATTTCTATAAACCGGTTACCATCTTCATTTTTAGTGCCAGGTAAACCACCCTCTAGATGATCGCCATGATCATAAAATATTTCAGAACATGGTCCACAAGGCCCTGTGTCACCCATAGACCAAAAGTTATCTGACGTTGCTATCTTGATTATTCTATCATCGCTAAAACCAGCTATTTTCTTCCAAAAGTTAAATGCTTCTTCATCGTCATGATAAACTGTTACATAGAGGCGATTTTTATCAATTCCAAACACTTTAGTTATTAAATTCCATGCGTAATTAATTGATTCTTCTTTAAAATAATCTCCAAATGAAAAATTTCCAAGCATTTCAAAAAATGTATGGTGTCTTGGTGTATAGCCTACATTTTCAAGGTCGTTATGTTTACCACCTGCCCTTACACATTTTTGCGAAGTTGTTGCTCTTACATAGTCTCTTTTTTCTAAACCGGTGAATACATTTTTAAATTGTACCATTCCTGAATTTGCAAACATTAATGTTGGATCATTATTTGGAACTAAATTACTAGATTCAACTACTCTATGATCATTTTTTTCAAAATAATCTAAAAAAGTTGTTCTGATTTGATTTAGCGTTTTGTCAGCCATATAATTAAAATACAGCTTTTTTATTTGATGTCTAGATAAGTGTAGGGAAAAAAGGCGCTTAATTTAAGCGCCTTTTAATAATTAAAGATGACTTTAACTAATTCTTTTTAGATGGAGGTGTTACTTCTTCTTTTATTTCTAGTTTAGGCTCCTCTATTTGATCTTTTGCTGCTTTTTCTGGATCTAGTGGATTACCTTCAATTTTTTTTGCTATCACTCCAGCCTTTTCTCTAATTGCCATTTCAATTTCTGCTGCAATTTTAGGATTTTGCTCTAAATAAGTTTTAGCATTTTCTCTTCCTTGGCCAATTTTTTCACCTTTATAAGCATACCAAGCTCCAGCTTTTTCAACAATGTCAGCTTTTGCACCAAGGTCAACTAATTCACCTACTTTACTAATACCTTTGCCATACATTAGGTCAAATTCAACAACTTTAAAAGGTGGTGCTACTTTATTTTTAACCACTTTAACTCTTGTTGAGTTGCCAATAATTTCATCTCCATTTTTAATCGCACCAATTCTTCTAATATCTAATCTAACAGATGAATAGAACTTAAGTGCATTTCCACCAGATGTAGTCTCTGGACTTCCAAACATAACTCCGATTTTCATTCTAATTTGGTTAATAAAAATCATCATTGTGTTCGTGCTTGAGATTGAGCCTGTTAGTTTTCTTAAAGCCTGGCTCATTAATCTTGATTGAAGTCCTACGTGGTGATCTCCCATTTCTCCTTCAATTTCAGCTCTAGGTGTTAGTGCTGCAACAGAGTCAATTACGATAACAGAAATCGATCCTGATTTAACTAAAGTATCAGCTATTTCTAGAGCTTGTTCACCAGTATCAGGTTGTGAAATTAGTAATTCTTCAGTGTCTACACCAAGTTTTTTTGCATAAATTGGATCTAAGGCATGCTCTGCATCTATAAATGCACAAATTCCTCCAGCTTTTTGGGCTTCCGCTAATACTTGCAATGCTAAGGTTGTTTTACCAGATGATTCTGGTCCATAGACTTCAATAACTCTTCCTTTTGGTAAGCCACCTATTCCAAGCGCTACATCTAAACTTAATGATCCAGTTGAAACAGACTCGACGTCCATTGCTCTTCTTTGTCCAAGTTTCATTACCGATCCTTTTCCAAAATTATCGATAATTTGGCTCATTGCTGCGTCCAAAGCTTTATTTTTTTCGTTGCCTTCTGTTTGTTGCGCTTTTGTAGATTTAACTACTTTTAGGTTGTTTTTAGTCATTTTATGCCTTTTTTATTAAATAATTAGTGTTCGAATCGTGTGTTAAATGTACACATTTTGTTCTTATTTTCAATAGTTATTTTTTTTATAATAAAATGGCTTAATTACTGTATTTTTAGGTAATTACTATTCAACAAACCAATGGCTTGAAGAAGTTTAAATTGTGAAAGTAAATAATTTCTTTCAGAATTTGCTAGGCTTATTTTTGAATTTAATAAAATTGAGTTTGACTGAATAACATCAAGTGTAGATCTTCCAAGACCTGTTTCATATTCAACTGTTATTCCTTCGTTTGCTGTTTCTGCAGCTTTAACTTGCGCGGTAACTGAATTCAATAAACTTTTTGATACTTGAAAGCTTGACCATGCACTTGCAATATTTGCATCATTTGTTTTTAAAGCATTATCTAATAATAATTTTTTTCTATTTTTCAAATTTTTACTTTTATTTAATGAGGCAGTATTTTTTCCACCATTAAAAATTGGCCATGAAATAGTTGCTTTTAATATTTCTTTATCACGCTCTCCAATACTTGAGCTTACATTGTCTGATTTTGAGCTATTAAAGGATAAAGATGCAGACGGTGATAGATCAGATCTAGCTATAGTTACATCTTGTTCAGATTGTTCATACTCTAACCTTGAAATAATTAAATTTGGGTTAGTTGTTTTTGAAATTTCAATTGCCTCTTTTAAATCTTTTGGTAATTCAAAAGTTAAATCTGAATTCTTGCTTAAAGTATTAGTATTTACAATTGGGCCTATAATTTTTTCATAGGTTAGCTTAGCTGTAATTGTTTCATTTTTTGCTTGTAAAAATTGTGCTTGTGCACCTGCAAGTGAAGACTCGGATTGTGCTAAATCAGATATAGTAATTTGACCTCTTTCTAATCTTGCTTGATTGGTCTCAACTTGTCTCTTTAATAGATTAACGTTATCTTGATTAATTTTAAGTTTTTCATCAGAAAAAATTAAACCTGAATAAGCTTCAATAGCTTGGTACAAAATTTCCTGTTCTGTTTTTAAAAGTTTTGCCTCAGCTAAAGTTAATCCAATTTTACTTTTTTCCATGCTGGCTATACCTGCAAATCCTTGAAATAATTTTTGCTCAATATTTATTGATTGAGTTTTTGGATCGACATCAGTAAAAGATGAATTAGCACCTGCTCCATCAGTCAGCTTATCTGTATTTTCTTGGCTCTTAGATCCTGACAGTGTCACACTTGGTAAAAATTCACTTCTTGATATGTTTACATCTTCTCTAGAAACTTGAATATTTTCACGTTCTGCATTTAATACTGGGTTTTCATTGTACGCTTGCAACAATGCTTTTGATAAAGGTACTGAAAAAGCTTTTTCATTAAAAAGAATAATAGCTAAGAATATTAATATTATTTTTTTCATTATTTTTTAAATTTTATCTTTTCGATCTGATGATTACTATTTAAATTTATTATAACTGATGAGTTTTTTATCGCATCTTTAAACATTTGTTGAGTAATTCTTTGATAAGTCTGCATAAAGTTTATTACATCTCCACTGCTCATAATCTTTAGGTTTTTCTTGTTTTTAGTTTGAACCCAAAGCTTTCTCTCCTGTTTTAATCTCCATTCTCTTAATAAGTTAAAGTTTTTAGCTTTTAGATACAGTAATCCATCTAATTGCTTGAATAAGGTTTTGTATTTAGTTTTTAATTGATTGTTAACATGGGTTCTCCATTTGGTTCCTTGATCATAAACTTTTTCAAGTGAGTTAATTGGTTTTTTAAGCTGGCTACTTGACTGGGCTCTTGCTCCAACACACCAACCTTCAAAAATGACCACATCAGGCTTTGTTTTAATTTTATACCATAAACTCTTTTGGCACCTATCATCTAGTGCTTTATTAAATGTTGGAATTTGTAAACTCTTAAAGTTTTTATCTTTAATCTGTTTAAAAAAATTTAACATTAAATCTACATCGTGAGTTCCTGGTACTCCTCTCGTCATTAATAAAGGGTGTTTATTTTTAGACAATAATGTTCTGTCTTTTCTTGTTTTATAAAAATCATCAATAGAAACTTTAAAAACATTTAACTTAAAATATTTTTTTAAGATTAAAGTTAAAATAGATGAAATGGTTGTTTTGCCAGATCCCTGTCCTCCTGCCAAACCAATCATTAATGGTTTTTTTTTATTAATCTTTTTTACTATCCAAAAGCTTATAGGAATTAAAAAAGATTTAATCATCTTATCTTTATTTTTAAATTTATCTTTCTTAGTTTCTTGAGAAGAAATAAATTTAAAACAATCTTTTTTTACTTTGTTGAAACAATCATTAACTGCTTGCATAAGAAATTACTTATTATCTAGAGGATGATTTTGCCCATCGTTGACTGCAACATTTTCTAATTCAAACGTATTTATTTCATCTATGCATCCAAGGTTAAATCCTGTCATAGCTGGATTGGCTCTTGGATTATGATGCGTATAAATTCCGCAGTCCGAGCAAAAATAGTGTTTTGCAATTTTTGAATGAAATTGATAAAGTTTTAATTTATCTTCACCTTTAATTATTTTAAAATCTTCGTTCTTAACCATAGACATTATTGCTCCTTTTCTTTTACAAATAGAACAATTACATTTTAAAACTTTTTCTAAATTATCAGGCACGTTTATTTCTGCTTCTACTTCTCCACAGTGACATGTTAGTTTTTTCATTTATATTTCTCCTTTATTTTTTATATTAATTTCAAACATTGCTTCATTTCTTCTGTTCATAGGTAGTGTGAAAGGCCCATCATAAGTTGCTTTAATGGGTACACTCAAAATAGATATGTCATCTTTTTTTAATTCATTTTCTAAAATGCTTTTATGTTTAGTAAAATTTTTATCAGAAGCCCTTCCTGAGTATCTAATAACCGCATAATAACCGCCTTTAATATTTAATATTTTAATATCTGGATTAGACGGGCTCGGTATGTTTTTTTTATTAAACTTTGAAGGTAAATAAAATTGCATAGTCATATTTCCTTTTTTTTCCATTTGAGTAACTGGTGTTGTCATCTTAATCTCTTCATTTTTATCATTGTTGCCTGATATGTAGTTAAATAATTTTCTAAAACTACTGCCTTCATTTGATATTGATGTTTCAATAACTAAACGATCAGAATATTTTCTGATTTCATAAATGTTATTTTTTTTCACTACTTTATAATTTGCTTCTTCATAAGACATACTGTTAGAAGTTATAATTAAGCCAAGAAACACAATTGATAGAAATTTTTTCATTTTAATATGAGGCTTAAACTATCTCTGGTTGAAGTTATCCACAAGAGCACAAAATGTAGTTTCAATGTTCACGTTTTGATTCACCTTTGATTCATTTACAGACTCAAAATGCAACCTATTGCGTGTACTATATAACTAGTCTATAAATTAGAACAAACCAAGAACATGAAATTAACTATTCCCTTTTATTTACATAAAGCTGGAGCTGGCTTCCCCTCTCCTGCAACAGATTATATCGAAGAGGATGTAGATCTTAATGTTCACTTAATTAAAAATGTTCCAGCTACTTTTATTATTAGAGTTCAAGGAAAATCAATGACCGATGTTGGTATTTATGATGGTGACTTATTAGTTATTGATAGAAGCTTAAAACCTAAAAATTTTTCAACAGTGGTTGCAAATGTTCACGATGAGTTAGTTGTTAAAAGTTTTGTTAAATCAAAAGATGGTCAATTTTTAACATCAGGTTCAAAAAATATTGAAGATAAAATAATTATTAGTGATGAAATGGAAGTATTTATTTGGGGGGTTGTGACTTATGTCATCCATTCAACGTACTAAGAAGATAGCATTAGTTGATTGTAATTCATTTTATGTTTCTTGTGAAAGATTATTCAATCCTAAAATTAGAAATAAGCCAGTTGTCGTATTGTCTAATAATGATGGCTGCATTATTGCGAGATCAAATCAAGCAAAGTCTCTTGGTATTAAAATGGGCGAGCCTTACTTTAAAGCTAAAGAAATAATACTTAAAAATAAAGTTTATGTATTTTCTTCAAATTATTCTTTATATGGAGATTTATCTAGAAGAGTGATGAGAACTTTAAAAAGATTTAATCCTGAGTTAGAAATATATTCAGTAGATGAGGCCTTTTTAGATTTGAGTAATTATCCAGATGATGAAATAGAGGATGTGGGAAAAGAAATTAGAAGCATTGTTTTACAATGGACAGGAATTCCAACTAGCATTGGTATTGCTAAAACAAAAACGCTAAGCAAAATTGCAAATCATATAGCAAAGAAAAAACAATCTGGTGTTACAAACTTAATAGGAATTGAAAATATTGATCCACTATTAGAAAAAATAGATATCAACGATGTGTGGGGAGTTGGTAAACAGATGACAAAATTTTATCATCAAAATGGAATTTATAATGCTAAGCAATTAAAAAATATGTCAAACACTTGGATTAAAAAAAGTTCTAATGTTTTAAGTTCTAGGACGGCATTAGAGCTTAGAGGTATTCCTTGTATTCCATTAGAAACTAAAACTTCAAAAAGAAAAAGTTGTGTAGTATCAAGATCATTTGGTACTAGGGTTGAAAAATTTCAAGAATTGCAAGAAGCTGTTGCAAGTTACTGTTTAAATGCTTCAGAAAAAATTAGATCAGAATCTTTAATTGCAAAATCAATAACCGTATCTGTTAGAACAAGTCCTTTTCAAAATAGAGGGGTGTATTATTCAAATGCTAAAACTATAGATTTTCCAATAGCTACCAATAATAGTATTGAAATAGTTAAAACTGCTTTGATTGCATTAAATGAAATCTTTATTAATGGATACAGATATCAAAAAGCAGGAATAACATTAACTGGTTTAGTTAGTTCAAATGGCAGTAAAAATCTATTTTCCACTGAAAAAGATGAGAAAATTAAAGATTTAATGAGATCTATTGATAGCACAAATTATAGGTATGGACGATCAACATTAAGTTTAGCTAGTGCAGGAATAAATAAAAAATGGAATATGAGAAGAGACCATTCTTCAAAGATAGATACAGCTGACTTTCATTCGCTACCAATAATAAAGGCTATTTAAGTTGATCTACACTGCTAATATTTTCTAAAGAGTTTTCAAATTCTTTAATATTTTCTCTCTGAGAAAGTATAATTACTGAAATCATCATAATAATAACTCCTATAAAAGGCAATAATGTAATCAATGATAGATTACCGGCAACTAAAAATAAGTAAGCAATTAAAAAAAATATAGATCTGATCAATAGTGTCATTTTAAAAACAGCTATAATTGATAGTGAGTGTTTTAATAAGTTAATAAAACTCATTTTCGATGGACCGAAAAATCTTTTACCTCTTATTGATGGAATAAATTTTCTATCTTTAAATAGTTTAGCAACAGCACCTGAAAAACTACTCCATGTTGCTTTATCTTTTATCATTTTATTAACTGCATGCTTAGGTAAGCAAATAAAATTGCCAAACTTAATAGACTGTCCAGTGAAAATAAAAGTTAAATATTTGTGTAAAAAGTAGCAAAGTTTAAAGAAAAAACTTTCAGATCTTTTTACTCTATTAGCTGTAATAACTTTATCAGGATGGTCATTTATCTTATTAATAAGAAGAGTTATTTCTTCTGATCTATCTTCACCATCTCCATCCATTGGAATTATATAATCATAATCTTCATGCTCAGCAATATATCTTAAGCCAGACGCATTACATCTAGCATGTCCCATATTTATTTTCATGTTGATTATTTTTATAGACTTAAGGTTATTGAAATTAAAATCATTGGTAGGTTTTTCTTCCGTAGAGCAATCATTTACAATTATAATTGAGAATTCATGCTTTAAATCATTAACTTCTAAATCTATATCTTCTAAAAGTTTAAAAGCTGACTTCCAATCATTATATATGGGGATTAGAATTTTTATTTTGCTCATCTATTTCCTATACAAATATTATCAATGCAAATAAATTTCGACAATGACTTAAGCTTATCTTTTGTAATCAATCCTTCCCAAACTGGTCTAGAATTTAGGTGATATGATAAATTTCCAGCATGCCATTCATCACCAAGGACAACATTAATTGGCAATGTATAATTTTGCTTCCATAAGTATTCAGTTTTAATTGCTATTTCTTTACCTAAATAATCTGTTCTTTTATCTGTTTCAGTAATTGAAATATAGGCATAAGCAAAAGGTGAAAAAATAAATAAAATCAAAAATGTTGATATAAACCCATTTAACTTTTTAAGATTTATTTGAGCTTGAAAAATGTAGACAATTAATACGCCAAAAAATAAATAAAATGGGGTCATCCACATTGTTCTTATTTTAGACCCTGTTAACATGGAAGTTAAAAACATTAATCCAATTGGAATTAGATTAATAAATATTAAGAATAATAATTTCTTATCTTTTAAAGTTATTTTTAACTTAATTTTTTTATTAAAAAAAACGACATTAAAAAAAATGGAATTAATATTCCTATTTGTTTGCCTAAAAATATTAAAGGGTAAGTTATATGATCTAATAAACTTGAGTTTTCCAGCCCTGTTCTAGCTAGCCCATACGTAATTGTAATGTAATCATTATTAGTTAACCAAATTAAATGGGGAACCAACAAAGCAATAAAAACCTCTAAAGATATTAGATATTTGAAATCAAATTTTTTATATTTCTTTATAAAAATTATATAAAAAAATAATAAGTCTATTGATATTAAAAGGTAAATAAAAAGATATTTTGATAAAAAACCTATAGCTGCAAAAATTCCAAGCAAAAAACAATCCTTCAAAGTTATTCTTTGTTTATCAAATATTTTCCAAGAATAATAAACACACAACGACCAAAAAGGTAATTGGCAAACATTCACATTAAATTCAGGTGTTGTAAAATTATAGAAATAAATACCCTCTAAAAGAAGTACAGATATTAAACTTAAAGTTTTATTCTTAAAAAGTTCTTCAGCAAATTTAAAAACGACAATAAATGCAGTTACCACAAACAATTGACTTAACAAGTAATAAGCCCAATCATGTGATCCAAAAAGTTGATAAATAACTTCTGGAAAAAATGCACTTGCTGGTGGATGTTTATCAAATCCCCAATCTAAATTACTTCCCCAAGCCAAAGCTTCAATTGTATCAAGTGGTAAATTGTTATTTGTTAATGTGGGAACCAATGTCCATAAAATTAAATGAATTATAAGAAAACTATAAAACAATTTATTTATATTGTTTTTATTGATTAACATTTCATTGATTTTATATGAATTAAGCTTGCTTGACACGTATTAATTGCTGAATATACTCCGGCCACTAAATTTATACATATGCCTAAAATCTCAAAACCACCTGCTAAAAAAGCAAAAGCTAAAGCAAAAAAAGTTACTGTTGCAATCAAAAAACCTACTAAAGTAATAAAAAAAATTAGTACACCTGTAATCAAAGTAAAGGCACCAATTAAAATTTCAAAAAACTACATCCCAAAAGATACCGAAAAATACATGTGTGATAAGCACTTATCCTTTTTCAAAATAAAACTTACTGAGTGGAAAAAAGAACTAGTAAAAGCAAATAATGAAGCTCTCTACCATGGTTCAATGGATGACAATAGTGTTTCAGCAGATATTGTCGATCAAGCAAGCTCTTACACAGATAAAACTGTAGAAATGAAAGCAATTAATAGACAAATTAAATTAATTTCTAAAATTGACCAAGCCTTAATAAGAATAAAAGATAAAACTTTCGGATTTTGTGTAGAAACTGCTGAACCAATTGGAATAAAAAGATTAATGGCAAGACCAGTTGCGCATCTTTGTATTGCAGCACAAGAAAAGCATGAAAAAGATGAAAAAGTATACGCTGACGACTAAAACTTCAAAATTAATATTTAAACTCTCTTTATTGTTAATACTCTAGTATATTTCCAGCTTCTATTTTACCTTCATCTAGAGATCTCAAGTAAACACCCATATCAAAATGATCGTAGCTTTTTTTCAATAACTTCAGCAAACTCTTATCACTAATATCTGTTTCAGGTTTTAAATTAATCGTAGTACAGCGTGGAATATTTTTCTCTACCTTAAAAGAGATATTATTAATTTTTATAATCTTTCCAATCCATTTGCGCTCTTCCCAAGCTTCAAGCCCTTCAATATAAAAATTTCCTCTAAATCTCTCTAATTCAATCCTTTGATTAATTTTTTTTTCAAAATCTTTAATACTATTTAGATTTATAAGGGATATAGAATTAAATATCTTATTTGAATGAGAAGTATCAAAGAAAGGAGCCACATCACTTTGTAATAAGAAAATTGGTTTCATCAGTGAATCTTCTAATTCTAGTATTTTATTTTCAAGTTTAGATTTTTGCTCTGGATCGTCCACTATTATTGACAATATCACCTTATCACCAAGCTTTAAAATTAATTTGTTATTTTCGTATTCAAAATTATATTTATTTAATACTGGAGAATTTTTTAATGTTAAAAAATTATTAAGTTTTCTTTCATTTGGGTTTTTTTCAACTATAAGTGCTTTTTTTGAATCAATAATTCTAGAAAATGCAAAACTTCTATCTTCTACAATTCCCAAATTTTTTTTAATGACACATGATTTGATATTTGTAAAAGATAAAGATTTTACAGGACTAAAGTATATTGATGAAATCAAAACACTCATAAGGATTATTAGGGTTGTGGAATCACAGAGTTGTTTTTTAGTAAATCGTACCCTCTAACAACTGCTTCTCTTTTTGCAATATCTAAATACCATCTAGTTAAGTTGCTATAATTCTTAAGACCAATATCATGCCATTCATGTCTTGCGATCCAAGGCCATGTTGCGATATCTGCAATTGTATAATCATTTCCCGCTAAGTATTTTGATAAAGATAATCTTTCTTCTAGCTCACCATAAAGTCTTTTTGCAATTTTAAAAAACCTTTCTTCTCCAAATTGGCTTTTACCTGGATTATAATGATGGAACTGATGATGTTGCCCTAGCATTGGTCCAATAGTTCCCATTTGTGCCATCAACCATTGATTTATTATATTGCGATCTTTAATTTCATAAAATTTATTATATTTCTCAGCTAAATACATAAGGATTGCTCCAGATTCAAACACAGACACTTCATTTTCATGATCTATAATTACAGGTATTTTACCAAAAGGACTTATCTTTTTAAAATCAGGTTTCAATTGATCATCTTTTGATAAATCTATTACTGTAACTTTAAAGTCACAACCTATCTCTTCTAATAATATACTTATTTTTTTCCCATTTGGAGTATCAGAACTGAAGAGCTCAATCACTCTTTCACACCTAGTCGTTCTTTGACTTTTTTTGAAGATGTGGTGAATTCAAATCTATATTTTTCATCTGGTTTTGCATATTTAAAACATCCTCTTGCAGCAAGAGCGCCCTCATGAAAGCCTGATAGAATTAACTTAAGCTTTCCAGGATAAGAACAGATATCACCAATTGCAAAAATTCCTTTTTTATTAGTTTCAAAACTTTCAGTATTAACGGGAACTGTTTTTTTATCCAAATTTAATCCCCATTCAGCAATAGGTCCCAGTTGCATTATTAATCCAAAAAAGCCCAAAACATAATCAGTTTTAATTTCTTTTAAACTCTCATCATCATGTTTAATATTAATGCTTTCAACTTTTTCATTACCGCTAACAGAACCTAGTTGATATCTTGTATAAACTTCTATTTTACCTTCATCTTTTAATTGATTAACTTTATCAATACTTGCTTGCATTCCTCTAAATTCATCTCTTCTATGAACTAATATAACTTTAGATGTATTTGAAAGCTCAATCGCCCAATCTAATGCTGAATCTCCTCCACCAAAAATGGTAACTGTTTTGTCTTTAAAAATTTTTTTATTTTTAATTGAGTAAAGTATTTGTTTTTCTTCATACTTTTCAATTTCTTTTATTGCAAATTTTCTTGGCTCAAATGAACCAACACCTGCAGCAATAATTATACTTGATGCTTCAAATTCAGTTCCTTTATTGGTATTTATTAACCATTTTTTTTCAACTTTTTTAATTTTTTCTACTCGCTCATTTAAATGAAAATTTGTTTTGAACACTTTAATTTGTTCAATTAAGTTATTAGTTAGCTCTTCTCCAGTGCATTCGGGCATTGCAGGAATATCATAAATAGGTTTGTCTGGATAAAGTTCAATACATTGACCACCAATTTTATCCAAATTATCTACTACTTCACACTTAAGGCCAATTATGCCTAATTGATG
The nucleotide sequence above comes from Candidatus Pelagibacter giovannonii. Encoded proteins:
- a CDS encoding GFA family protein; translation: MKKLTCHCGEVEAEINVPDNLEKVLKCNCSICKRKGAIMSMVKNEDFKIIKGEDKLKLYQFHSKIAKHYFCSDCGIYTHHNPRANPAMTGFNLGCIDEINTFELENVAVNDGQNHPLDNK
- the recA gene encoding recombinase RecA, which codes for MTKNNLKVVKSTKAQQTEGNEKNKALDAAMSQIIDNFGKGSVMKLGQRRAMDVESVSTGSLSLDVALGIGGLPKGRVIEVYGPESSGKTTLALQVLAEAQKAGGICAFIDAEHALDPIYAKKLGVDTEELLISQPDTGEQALEIADTLVKSGSISVIVIDSVAALTPRAEIEGEMGDHHVGLQSRLMSQALRKLTGSISSTNTMMIFINQIRMKIGVMFGSPETTSGGNALKFYSSVRLDIRRIGAIKNGDEIIGNSTRVKVVKNKVAPPFKVVEFDLMYGKGISKVGELVDLGAKADIVEKAGAWYAYKGEKIGQGRENAKTYLEQNPKIAAEIEMAIREKAGVIAKKIEGNPLDPEKAAKDQIEEPKLEIKEEVTPPSKKN
- a CDS encoding uridine kinase, yielding MQAVNDCFNKVKKDCFKFISSQETKKDKFKNKDKMIKSFLIPISFWIVKKINKKKPLMIGLAGGQGSGKTTISSILTLILKKYFKLNVFKVSIDDFYKTRKDRTLLSKNKHPLLMTRGVPGTHDVDLMLNFFKQIKDKNFKSLQIPTFNKALDDRCQKSLWYKIKTKPDVVIFEGWCVGARAQSSSQLKKPINSLEKVYDQGTKWRTHVNNQLKTKYKTLFKQLDGLLYLKAKNFNLLREWRLKQERKLWVQTKNKKNLKIMSSGDVINFMQTYQRITQQMFKDAIKNSSVIINLNSNHQIEKIKFKK
- a CDS encoding LexA family protein gives rise to the protein MKLTIPFYLHKAGAGFPSPATDYIEEDVDLNVHLIKNVPATFIIRVQGKSMTDVGIYDGDLLVIDRSLKPKNFSTVVANVHDELVVKSFVKSKDGQFLTSGSKNIEDKIIISDEMEVFIWGVVTYVIHSTY
- a CDS encoding SOUL family heme-binding protein; this encodes MKKFLSIVFLGLIITSNSMSYEEANYKVVKKNNIYEIRKYSDRLVIETSISNEGSSFRKLFNYISGNNDKNEEIKMTTPVTQMEKKGNMTMQFYLPSKFNKKNIPSPSNPDIKILNIKGGYYAVIRYSGRASDKNFTKHKSILENELKKDDISILSVPIKATYDGPFTLPMNRRNEAMFEINIKNKGEI
- the alaS gene encoding alanine--tRNA ligase — its product is MADKTLNQIRTTFLDYFEKNDHRVVESSNLVPNNDPTLMFANSGMVQFKNVFTGLEKRDYVRATTSQKCVRAGGKHNDLENVGYTPRHHTFFEMLGNFSFGDYFKEESINYAWNLITKVFGIDKNRLYVTVYHDDEEAFNFWKKIAGFSDDRIIKIATSDNFWSMGDTGPCGPCSEIFYDHGDHLEGGLPGTKNEDGNRFIEIWNLVFMQYEQVSKDKRINLPKPSVDTGMGLERIAALLQGTHDNYETDHFKKLILSASDTLNVKVDEVNQSSFRVIADHLRASSFLLAEGVLPSNEGRGYVLRRIMRRGMRHSHLLGSKKPVFYNIFKTLLEEMSNNYPELERAQSLIKETLKTEEEKFLILLDRGIKILNEELERVKKILPGEVAFKLYDTFGFPLDLTEDILKNKSLTVDGKKFDLLMEESKELAKKNWKGSGDISVDQIWFNIKDRLGATDFLGYSTDKAEGVITLILKNNKEVQDIQENDEGIIFTNQTPFYGESGGQVADIGTITNESFEFEVSDVQKKLGDLFAHYGKVKKGSVKIKDSVELKIDTQRRNNIRAYHSATHLLHEALRRVLGEHVTQKGSLVQSDRLRFDFSHMKPISEEEMRKIEHYVNSIIQKKSEVKTRIMTPKEAVENGALALFGEKYGDEVRVLSMGDEEGKFFSTELCGGTHVVNTADIGKFKIISQSSIAAGVRRIEALRDTQLINFLKEKENQSNLSDQKNEAVIKELEKKIIKLGGKPNVQNKDQATLIKDLSKQFDQLLVSSILKNKEKNKIKDQVINGFQVRFQNIIDLPFKDLRKLIDEGKKEIGEGLVIIYAINDNKVGLAVGVTKTLEGKFDAVKIVRAGSEVIGGKGGGGRADFAQAGGTLPEKIEQSFENIKKLIS
- a CDS encoding TolC family outer membrane protein, with the translated sequence MKKIILIFLAIILFNEKAFSVPLSKALLQAYNENPVLNAERENIQVSREDVNISRSEFLPSVTLSGSKSQENTDKLTDGAGANSSFTDVDPKTQSINIEQKLFQGFAGIASMEKSKIGLTLAEAKLLKTEQEILYQAIEAYSGLIFSDEKLKINQDNVNLLKRQVETNQARLERGQITISDLAQSESSLAGAQAQFLQAKNETITAKLTYEKIIGPIVNTNTLSKNSDLTFELPKDLKEAIEISKTTNPNLIISRLEYEQSEQDVTIARSDLSPSASLSFNSSKSDNVSSSIGERDKEILKATISWPIFNGGKNTASLNKSKNLKNRKKLLLDNALKTNDANIASAWSSFQVSKSLLNSVTAQVKAAETANEGITVEYETGLGRSTLDVIQSNSILLNSKISLANSERNYLLSQFKLLQAIGLLNSNYLKIQ